DNA from Thunnus thynnus chromosome 2, fThuThy2.1, whole genome shotgun sequence:
atcttctacgacacagaaaagcttcctcacatttgagatgctgcaaccagaaaatgtttggctttacaaaatgactaaaacaattatttcattatcaaacTAGTTGCAAATTAACTGACTAATCTATTAATTGGCTGTAACTCATACTTACAAGGCTTTTTAAACAATCAACATCCAATCTAGTACTTGCTATCTTGGTGCATCCATCAACAAAATATTAGTGTTTTGCTCACATAGGAACCATCACAGGAGCAGGTTTAACAATGTTTATTCTTTTCTGTGATGATGACCAGTAAAATGCAGAAGGGTAAATACAATAATACCtgtgaaatgtaatgtattttaatcCCACAGTCGTTGGACAAATTCTTCATTTGTAACACTAATAGTAAATTTTTGTTGAAACTTTCATGATTAAACtctaatcatttttaaaactgtacttTTAGACCGCGTTCCAGGCTAAACAGGATGCTCCAAAATACATCTCTGAACTCCTGACCCCTTATGAACCACAGTCTGCGGACCTCTGGCAAGGATCTCTATGCTGTTCCTAGATCAAGGTTGGTAACTAGAGGTGACAAAGCCTTCACCGTCAAGCCTCCTCGACTCTAGAAGGCCTTACCAGAAGAACTTAGGCCCACCATCTTCAAGTCACTTCTCAAAACACACTTCTGCATTTTCCTGTTCTCAATCTGTAGTCTGCTGTTAGCTTCTGTTTTTTCGCTTTGTTTTGCTCTGTGAGGCACTTTGTAACTATTGTTTTTACAAAGGTAAATGCATTATTTGTATTGCGTTATTATAGATTGGCTGCCTGCCAATAATGATATGATGTTTCTAGTATTTTGTGACTCAAACACACCTACTATTTACTTTCAATATGTTATTAAGATTCAAAGTTCAAGATCTTGATCTTGGGAACAGTAATTGGACATAGTTTAGGTTTGTATACTGTTGATATTGGACTTTAACACCAGCTGTTGGGCTGGAGGTCTCTCTAAACGCTCCTCGCACTGTTGTGTTGGTCGGCCCCGCTCAGCTGGTCCATCCCGGCGGTGTCCTACCTGCTGCTCGCTGTCTCCTCGTCCTCGCTTTATCTCTGGGGTTCCTCCTTCATTGCGAAGGACCTTCGACTTTCGCTTCTTCAGGGCGTCCGAAGACATTGCTGGCTAGAAACATATTAGGAATACACAGGTCAGACAAACCGTGAAACTGATTTAGCCAGAGTCAGTTAAGTATGAGCCTCCAATCTTTCCCTACTAGCAAGGAAGCTACTGTTAGCACTAACTTATGGAAGCTAAACACTGGCTAACGGTAGCTCCTCGGCTAACAACCGTGAGCTTGTAGCCTCAAAAAGGCAGATTTCTGCTCGAATATAACTATCGATCGACATATTCAGTGACTGATAAGATGTCTAACAATATTCACATACCTCGATAATGTGCAAAATATGTCTGAAATTTCTAAAATCGTGCGTATTTGCACATGAATGAACAACACAATTTGTTCCACCGCAGGCGCTGACTGAGGACGGAAGCCCTGCCGCGCCAGAAACATCAGACTGGATAGGCGAAGGAGAAAAGCAGTAACTATAACACCATCTACAGTTACAATAAAGCATTGCAACTCTAAAATGTAAACTACTGTAAAGGGATTAAGAATGACTTTATTCCCTCCCCTTGCATTGCCAGAAACACTTAACACTAGGTCAAGAAGTAGTAAAACTAAAATGCACATACATATTAATAGTATAAGTGCTCTGTCTAAAAACTATAATAGTCCCTGTCGGActattaaagatcccctccagacatgtattaagacataaaaatccTCCGCTTGGAACAAtgtctagtgtcaaactctgcacatacatcattctgtgaattcacagtgaagctcaaacctCCAcctgaagaaacaagaagaaaaacacatttctgagtggagggggacttgaAAAATACACTGAGTATATTTATACATTCTGCAATAAGTGATCCAGTTGGTGAACAGTCtacatattatactgtatactgtctTGTGGTTACATCTTACCAGTTTCTGACATGCTCATTGACTATAATCCAGTCAGACTTCTCAGGTTATGTGGTGGTTTTCTACCTGTACCTTGAATTAAACCAAGATCTGTTGAGGGTGCTTTTGGTTACTTTGGTCGTTCTCTGGAACAAAGCCACCTGATAAGATCTGTCACAAGTCTCACAACTGTGTCCATATtcaaaattaaactgaaaatgttccTATTTTCTCTGGCTTTTGATTAGTCACTGTAtccatgtgtctgtatgtctacACGTGTTACTTGTTGCTGTATGCATTTACCATAAAGCACAGAGTTGACTTGTAATGAAAAATGCCATATAAAGATTGAACGTTGCATAGAAAACCTTCATAAAAGTAACCAATAGCATGCAGTATACTGCACGTTCAGTTCTTAACCATATGTACTCCATCTCAGATTAAGACAGTCAAAGTAGATCACAGGTattcaaaaatgatttattcacaattctgacatttttaaaatgtacaaagacAAATATGACAAAGTTTCATTACACTGAAGTTACattaaaagcaaacatttgctgtacttctgttttttgtttttacacttggcAGGACAAAGAATCAGCCAGTCTACACTCACTTGGCCATATCTATCAGACTCTGCAAAGATGTGGGCACCCAGGTCTTCTCTCCTTGCACAAACACAACCCCTCTGTCGATGTAGATGACAATACGCCCAAATGTGTACAGCTGTTTGCCCTCATGCCGTTTGGCCACTATGGGCATAAAGACGATGTTGTTCTCCTCTGCCTTGGTCTGGATGAGATCTTTGAAGTTTGTCGGCACACCGGCACTGATGCCCCTATGAGCGACACTCTCAGCATCCCTGCGCTCCTGCATTGCCTCGTACTGGAAGTCCTTtcgtctctctgtctgtgtgagaTATGCAATGTTCTCCCTTGCACCAGGTTGCATGTATCCACCTGTGGACATGAAAAAGAACAAGTGTTGTAGTATGTTTTGGCACTGTAGTGAAAAAGTGCTCAGGCacttcattatcatcattttataaAGGAATACTGTCATGTAATTGTCATGAGTTTAtatattgaggtatttggtACATATTCAAGTCAGTGTAGTTAATTCTGTAGAGCATGTTGTTTGATGTGGTCTGAGACTGTGTGTAATACAAACCCATGCCTGAAGACACTGCACGGTTCATGATGTCCAACGCTTCATTGAATTTCTCTTTTATGAGCGGCTGTGACAACAAGACGTCACTAAACATGCTCTTCCAACCGAGGTACCACTTAGTGATTTCCTCATAGTTCGGACTGTTGCTCAACCATGAACACAGGACCTACAATCAACAAAACCCAAACGGACACAACAGAGGAACATGAAtgatttaatcaaattaaatgtggCTAATAATATCTGAATAATTCTAACTTCATGTAAAGTATCTTTACAGACCTGCAACCACTTTGTAAAGAAGTTTTTGTCAAGCAGGGACACAAGGCTGGAGGGGGACAGCATGCCCTCCCAGTCCATCACCCAGTGAAAGGGCTCCATCTGCTGCTGGTGAGGGTTAATAACCAGCTCTTCCAGACACAGAGCTGTGGAGGCAAACAGAAGCCGTCACACAAAGAGGATTAATCAGCGGGAAAAGGAGGGACAGGATAAGAAAGGGTGctgtgaaatacattttcttcaaTTGCTGTGGTATACTTCTGACTGTCACTGATGAAGACATACCTAGTTTAGGGATGATGTTTTTCACCATGAAGGCCTCCCATGCTCCTGGTGTGAAAACATCTTTCCACGGCTGCAGGATGAGGCGTGCCGAGGTGTCGCTGGGATGCCACCGCTGCAAGGCATTAGACAGTTTGCTCCTGATGGGTGGGTAAAGAGGCTCTAGACGTGATTGGAGCAGAGGCAGCCAAGGGTGGATCCAGGAGTGGATGGGCACTGTATCCGTTAAAGGATTCCAGTTATCCACCTATTAAATAGAAAACATTTAGAGGTTTAGAGGTGGAACTTATGCTTTTCAGATTATGAAGTTATGAAACCAAATGCTCTTTCAAAAACAGTGGAGTTTCTCTTCATCTAAATGTGTCTGTCTTGCCTCTCGCTGCAACCGGGGTAAAACCAGCTGTTCCAGTAGGTGATCCAGGATCCACGGCGGGAGGAGAGGAGCCCATACTTCCACACAGTCCACCATTGGCCCGACCATACGAGGCTGCCAGCCTGACACACAGGACCGCATGACTGGTATCCACACTTCCCACAGCACTCTGGTCAAACAAAGACGCATCATACATGtcacaaacacaagcagtcaaaACAAGTCTGTAAAATCTAGCCAGTAAAATGTATCCACGCAAAtacatgactgtgtgtttgtgtgtacataatGACCTGTGGTAAGGGTCCATGTTTGAATCTGGGGCATTGGAGTGAAGGTCTCTAGATTCCAGGATTGCTCTCCACTGACCAATGTCTTCCAGACAATAAGAGCTGTCCTGAAATAATCACagaaaacaatctgagaagAGGCAACTTCACTGTAAGTAAGTAGAGTAGTTACTGTGGTTACCACAAAAGAGGGGATAACACAGATGTTGAGATAACTGCAAAAACATACCTTCAGAGGATCCCAGGAACGTAGTTTCTCTTTAAGTAATGGATGAACAACAGCTACAGCCAGGTCTGCTAATCCCATCATCTTATATTCTTCATAATAGTCTGTTTGCAAAGTCTCAAAGATCCGGGCGCACTCCTGAACAAAGAGGAACACCAAACAAAATTACCTTCACGGATTCAACCGGATAAAAGTGAAGTTAGACATTATCTGAATGTGTTCGCCTGTGTGTATTCAATATATACGTATTGCATACGCACCTGCAGGGTGGGTCCCTCCCCTGGTGCCGTCTCCCCAGATGGAAACCGCTCCACCAATGCCAGCACGGCCTCCATTCTCTGTATGGCATCTTGCTCTGCATCTAATCTGCTCTGCAGTGCCCGTGACTCATGGCTCAGAGACACAACTACATCTTTTTCATGCTGCAGACGTCTGGCAGACTACAGAAGCAGGTAATAGGATAGCAGAATAGAAAGCATGTCAGTGTGTAGAAGAGGAGTAGAAGAGCGGTAATAGCAATATAAAAGAAGCCTCGGGTGGCTGATACAGAGAGAATCCTTCATTAGTCCCTGTTGGAGCTCAATATATTTGCCAGATGTTTTTGTTTCGCTCATACCTGTAATATGTCCTGTTCTGTGAGGTCTATCAGTAGCTGCAGGTTATGTTCCAATTCAGGGAGAGCAAAGCCAGATCCCTTCTGATCCCGTGTGGACATGCTCGGTGGACCTTCATCTGGGACACTGTGCTTGTTGGACATCTGACTGTAACTGTAATATACCTTTTGCTCTCTTCCAGTCATATCTATTACCTAAAGATGGGAAGAGAAAATGTGCTTACATTTACTTAACAAAGAATTTTATCCAGAGGGGATTGTTTTGAGTGTAACACTACAATTAAGTTACATCCCTTAATTGTATCTCAACATTACACCTAATCTAAGGAATGTGAAGATCTAATTATAGTGCTTTGATAACATTCCTGTAAGCCAGCATCAAAGGAGTGTTAATGCAAGAATCTTTTCCAACATACCTTAACTTGTGCCAACTCTCCAGCGGATGCTGCTGTACTCCGCCCTGCCAGCTTGCCTTTAGCCTTAAGCTCGTCTACAGTTCTGTAAG
Protein-coding regions in this window:
- the tfip11 gene encoding tuftelin-interacting protein 11, with the translated sequence MSMSHLYGRRGEEEEEEGVEIESFEVTDWDLANEFNSDRRRHRQTKEQATYGIWADRDSDEDERPSFGGKRSKDYSAPVSFVSAGLRKTAAEEKQQQQQQKEEGSDDSDDDAPPAPPPPRGGAPKKLQMSNFRGNQMQRFAGGIQSGQGIGSWEKHTKGIGQKLLQKMGYQPGKGLGKNAQGILNPIEAKVRKGKGAVGAYGNERTKQSLQDFPVVDSDEEEEKEFQKELGQWRKDPAVSGGKKKPKYSYRTVDELKAKGKLAGRSTAASAGELAQVKVIDMTGREQKVYYSYSQMSNKHSVPDEGPPSMSTRDQKGSGFALPELEHNLQLLIDLTEQDILQSARRLQHEKDVVVSLSHESRALQSRLDAEQDAIQRMEAVLALVERFPSGETAPGEGPTLQECARIFETLQTDYYEEYKMMGLADLAVAVVHPLLKEKLRSWDPLKDSSYCLEDIGQWRAILESRDLHSNAPDSNMDPYHRVLWEVWIPVMRSCVSGWQPRMVGPMVDCVEVWAPLLPPWILDHLLEQLVLPRLQREVDNWNPLTDTVPIHSWIHPWLPLLQSRLEPLYPPIRSKLSNALQRWHPSDTSARLILQPWKDVFTPGAWEAFMVKNIIPKLALCLEELVINPHQQQMEPFHWVMDWEGMLSPSSLVSLLDKNFFTKWLQVLCSWLSNSPNYEEITKWYLGWKSMFSDVLLSQPLIKEKFNEALDIMNRAVSSGMGGYMQPGARENIAYLTQTERRKDFQYEAMQERRDAESVAHRGISAGVPTNFKDLIQTKAEENNIVFMPIVAKRHEGKQLYTFGRIVIYIDRGVVFVQGEKTWVPTSLQSLIDMAK